Sequence from the Oceanispirochaeta sp. M1 genome:
CAGGGGATCGTGTGCTGGATATAATGAACAGAATGGGTATCCCACCGAAAAAAGTAACTATTATTTTTGTCAACAATGTCCATGCCGAACCGCACAGTCCTCTCAAAGACGGTGATGTGCTCGGACTCTTTCCGCCAATAGGTGGAGGTTGAGAGATTGGGGGGGGATATTCAGCCTTGTCAATTTCCTATGATCTGAGTGAATACCTTTTTCAAGTAGGCTCTATGCTCTTTCATGCAGAAGAGAGTAAGAATTGTTTCCTTGAGCAATCCTGAATCTTCAGGATAAATGGAATCCTCTGAAAGTATCTCCCCGTCAAACTGAATACTCTTCCAGCTGCTTTCTTGGGGAATCAGAGCCTTAAGTCTGATGATTTTCTCACTGTTTTCTGATATCAGAGATTTCAGCACTTCCGAATTTTCTTTAAGGGCTCCCTGAAATGAGAGCTGCTCAATTCCATCTTTACCCGTATCTATCATTTTCGCCTGTAAAAGAAAGGGCATCATGCCCCTGGGGAGATCCTCTTCTCTTTTATCCTGAGCTTCCGGTCTGGTCCATGTTCCGTTTCTGGATT
This genomic interval carries:
- a CDS encoding MoaD/ThiS family protein; translated protein: MSAGVVKVKTFATLSTLFPSVPDFPLQTGDRVLDIMNRMGIPPKKVTIIFVNNVHAEPHSPLKDGDVLGLFPPIGGG